From one Nocardioides yefusunii genomic stretch:
- a CDS encoding DoxX family protein, translating to MSFLSSSARVLLGATMVFAGVTHLTSQREEFQAQVPEWVPVDDDLVVLGSGVVEIGLGAGLALLPKKKRLFGGLLAAFFVAIFPGNIGQYVEGTDAFGLDTDRKRLVRLFFQPVLVLWALWAGGLVGRKRD from the coding sequence ATGAGCTTCCTGTCCTCCTCTGCACGCGTCCTGCTCGGCGCCACCATGGTGTTCGCCGGCGTCACCCACCTGACCTCGCAGCGCGAGGAGTTCCAGGCCCAGGTCCCTGAATGGGTTCCCGTCGACGACGACCTCGTCGTCCTGGGCTCCGGCGTCGTCGAGATCGGCCTCGGCGCCGGTCTCGCGCTGCTGCCGAAGAAGAAGCGTCTCTTCGGCGGCCTGCTGGCGGCGTTCTTCGTCGCGATCTTCCCCGGCAACATCGGCCAGTACGTGGAGGGCACCGACGCGTTCGGCCTCGACACCGACCGCAAGCGTCTGGTGCGTCTGTTCTTCCAGCCCGTCCTGGTGCTGTGGGCGCTCTGGGCCGGAGGCCTCGTGGGTCGCAAGCGCGACTGA
- a CDS encoding SRPBCC family protein, with protein sequence MPSRHVSEVIRLAPALVYAWTRDTAHLPLWASGLASAPGRRDGHDFVVRSPMGEVRVRFTPRNEYGVLDHTVTLPDGTQVLNPVRVIAHPEGAEIVFTVRQLGSSDAQSAADVATVTADLRRLKELLEA encoded by the coding sequence ATGCCCAGTCGCCACGTCAGCGAGGTCATCCGCCTCGCTCCTGCCCTCGTCTATGCCTGGACGCGAGACACCGCCCACCTCCCGCTCTGGGCCTCCGGGCTGGCCAGCGCACCCGGTCGTCGCGACGGGCACGACTTCGTCGTCCGTTCACCGATGGGTGAGGTCCGGGTGCGGTTCACGCCCCGCAACGAGTACGGCGTCCTCGACCACACCGTGACGCTGCCCGACGGCACGCAGGTGCTCAACCCGGTCCGCGTGATCGCGCACCCCGAGGGTGCCGAGATCGTCTTCACCGTGCGCCAGCTCGGGTCGAGCGACGCGCAGTCCGCTGCCGACGTCGCCACCGTGACTGCCGACCTGCGCCGTCTCAAGGAGCTCTTGGAGGCCTGA
- a CDS encoding amphi-Trp domain-containing protein, which yields MSDDLFDIDEKQKLSREAAAAKLRELADAIASNNSVRFEKAGKTITVDIPAEVELKVEVELGDENELEIELTW from the coding sequence ATGAGCGACGACCTGTTCGACATCGACGAGAAGCAGAAGCTCAGCCGCGAGGCCGCTGCGGCCAAGCTCCGCGAGCTCGCCGACGCCATTGCCAGCAACAACTCGGTCCGTTTCGAGAAGGCCGGGAAGACGATCACCGTCGACATCCCCGCCGAGGTGGAGCTCAAGGTCGAGGTCGAGCTCGGTGACGAGAACGAGCTGGAGATCGAACTGACCTGGTGA